In the Paenibacillus sp. genome, GCCGCTCATCGGGCTGTGCATGGGACAGTATGTAAGCACCTTGTTGGGAGACGTCGCCGTCATGATCGGCGGAGGGCTGTTGATTTTGCTGGGCGGGCACATGATTTACAGCTCGCTCCGCGGCGAGGACGCGCCGTCGTTCAATACGGGTTCGCTATGGGGGCTGCTCGCCTTCGCCGTCAGCGTCAGCGTCGATTCGCTGTCGGTCGGCGTCTCGCTCGGCATGTTCGCGACCGATCTTATTTTGACGGTGCTGCTGTTCGGGGCGATGGGCGGGCTGCTGTCGATCGCCGGCATGCTGATCGGGCGCCGCGTCGGCCAAATGATCGGCGAGTACGGGGAGGCGCTCGGAGGAGCGGTGCTGCTCGTCTTCGGCATCCTGTTTCTCATATAACGCGGACCTGTTTGTACTTCTCGGGCAGATTACATAAAATAAGACCGAGGGGGGACGGTAGCGCGTGAAACGAATCCTGTTGGTATGTACCGGAAATACGTGCAGAAGTCCGATGGCCGAGGCATTGTTCCGCCGCATGGCGGAGGAGCGGGGCGTCCCCGCGGAAGTGAAGTCGGCCGGGGTCGCGGCGCTCGCGGGACAACCTATGTCGCGGCACGCGGCGGACGTGCTCCGCGCGAAAGGGATCGACCCGAGCGGATTCCGTTCGAGCGAAGTGACCGAAGCGGACGTGGCGTGGGCCGATATGATCCTGACGATGACGTCGCATCACAAGCGGCATTTGTTGGAGCGGTTTCCGCAAGCTGTCGAGAAAACATACGCCCTGAAAGAATTCGCAAGCGCCGAAAGCGAAACGGCCGAGCTCATGAAGGAGCGGGAGGCGCTCATCGCAGAGCTGCAGCTGAAAATCGCGCTCGGGCAGCCGATCGCGGACGAAGAACGCGACCGCCTGTACGAATTGGAACGGCAGCTGCCGTCGCCGGACATCCCGGACCCGATCGGAGGCAGCCGCAAGGTGTACGAGTCGACGGCGGAGGAGATCGAAAAGGCGATTGAAGCGGCGCTCGAACGGCTGAAGGAGCGGTAAATCGTCTTTACAGCGCGTCGCGGATACGATATGATGGAACCAATGAAGTACGGTGCCCGATGTAACTGGCGACATTCGTGGACGACCACAATGGAGCATCGGGTTATACGGCCGGTCGCCTGGGCAGAGCATGGACGGAGTACACCCGTCGTATGCTCTTTTTTGCTGTTTTGGGGTACAATAGGCTCTAGATGATAAGGGAGGCGGATTTGGGTGAAAATCGCAATCGGGGCGGATCACGCGGGCTATCGGTTAAAGGCGGAACTGCTGGACGGCATTCGGGCGCTTGGCCACGAGGTGGAGGATTTCGGCGCGCACGGGCCGGAGTCGGTCGATTATCCGGACTTTGCGTCGGCGGTATGCAACCAGGTGGTCGCCGGCAAGGCGGACCGGGGCATTCTGATTTGCGGCACGGGCATCGGCATGTCGATCGCGGCGAACAAAATTCCGGGCATCCGCTGCGCGCTCGTGCACGATACGTTCTCGGCGAAGGCGACGCGGGAGCATAACGACACGAACGTGCTGGCGCTCGGCGAGCGCGTCGTCGGACCGGGGCTCGCGCAGGAGATCGTGACGACGTGGCTGTCGACCGAATTTTCGCAAGGCGAACGCCACAAAAATCGCATCGCGAAAGTGTGCTCGTTGGAAGCGCAAGCGAATTTGCACCCGTAAATCCGAACGGAGGGATGCGCATGGCGGCGGAATTCGAACGTTGGGCGGAGGAAGCGTACCGGACGGCGCTCGAGATCGCGCAGGCGGGCGGACTGACGGCGGGTCGGCTGTTCGTCGTCGGGGCGAGCACGAGCGAAGTGCTCGGCAGCCGCATCGGCACGGCGGGCGCGACGGACGTCGCCGCGGCGCTGTTCGGCGGACTGCAGCGGTTTCGGGACGAAACCGGCATATATGTCGCATACCAATGCTGCGAGCATCTGAACCGGGCGCTCGTGGTCGAGCGGGAGGCGATGGAGCGGTACCGGCTCGAGCCGGTGACCGTCGTGCCGGTGCCGAAGGCGGGCGGCGCGATGGCTTCTTACGCGTACCGCAAGCTGCCGGACGCCGTCATGGTCGAGGAAATCGCGGCGCATGCCGGGCTCGATATCGGCGAGACGATGATCGGCATGCATTTGCGCAAGGTCGCGGTGCCGTACCGCCCGGCGCTCCGCTTCATCGGCGAAGCGAGGGTGAACGCGGCGTACACGCGCCCGAAGCTGATCGGCGGCGCCCGGGCCGTTTATATCATAGAGGAAGACGAAGCGAACGCAACAAAAGCTTGCGAATAACCAGGGATAAGGGAGAGGGACCGAAATGGAACATTTGAGAGCGCAAGATCCGGAAATGCTGAAAGCGATGGGCCTCGAGCTCGGCCGCCAGCGGGACAACATCGAATTGATCGCATCGGAAAACATCGTCAGCGAAGCGGTGCTCGAAGCGATGGGCTCCGTACTGACGAACAAGTACGCGGAAGGCTATCCGGGCCGCCGTTATTATGGCGGTTGCGAATACGTCGACATCGCCGAAGACATCGCGCGCGACCGCGTGAAGGCGCTGTTCGGCGCGGAGCACGCGAACGTGCAGCCGCACTCCGGCGCGCAAGCGAACATGGCGGTATATCTCGCGGCGCTGAAGCCGGGCGACACCGTCCTCGGCATGAATCTCGCGCACGGCGGACACCTCACGCACGGCAGCCCGGTCAACGCGTCCGGCATCCTGTATAACTTCGTGCCGTACGGCGTCGAAGACGATACGCATACGATCGATTACGACAAGGTCCGCAAGCTGGCCTTCAAACATATGCCGCGAATGATCGTCGCGGGCGCGAGCGCGTACCCGCGCATCATCGATTTCGAAGCGCTCGCTTCGATCGCGAACGACGTCGGCGCCCTCTTCATGGTCGACATGGCGCATATCGCGGGCCTCGTCGCCGGCGGCGTTCACCCGAGCCCGGTGCCGCATGCGCACTTCGTCACGAGTACGACGCATAAGACGCTCCGCGGTCCGCGCGGCGGCCTCATCCTGTGCCGCAAGCCGTGGGCGGCCGCGATCGACAAAGCGGTGTTCCCGGGCTCGCAGGGCGGTCCGCTCATGCACATCATCGCGGCGAAAGGCGTCGCATTCGGCGAAGCGCTGAAGCCGGAGTTCAAGACGTACGCGCAGAACGTCGTCACGAACGCGAAGGCGATGGCGGAGCAGTTCCTCGCGGAAGGCATTCCGCTGGTCTCCGGCGGCACGGACAACCACCTGATGCTCGTCGACCTGCAGTCGCTCAACATTACAGGGAAAGTCGCGGAGAAGCTGCTCGACGAAGTCGGCATCACGGTGAACAAGAACGCGATCCCGAACGACCCGGCGGGCCCGATGATCACGTCCGGCATCCGGATCGGCACGCCGGCGGTCACGACGCGCGGCATGGGCGTCGAAGCGATGCGCCAGATTGCCACGATCATCGCGACGGTGCTGAAGGCGCCGAACGACGCGTCGGTGCTGGACAAGGCGCGCGGCATGGTGCGCGACCTGACGGCGCAATACCCGCTGTATCCGAACATGAAGTACTAAGGAACCGATAAACGGCATATCGAAAGAAGGTCCTTTCCGCCAAACGGAGGAGGACCTTCTTTTCGCATACGGAGGGGGGAGGCCACATGATGACGACGATGCCGGCGGCCGGCGCGGGAACGACGCGCGCCGCCGTCGTCATGACGTTCAACCTGCGCCGGGCGTCGCTGTTCGACGGGTATAACGCTTGGCGGTACCGGAAGGGGCGCGCCGCGGAGGCGATCGCGGCCGCGGAAGCCGATTTCGTCGGAACGCAGGAAGGCTTCCGCAGCATGATGGCGGAGCTGAACGCGCTGCTTCCCGGCTACGCCTGGCTCGGCGAAGGGCGGATGGGCGGCGCCGCCGGCGAAACGAACGCGATTCTTTACCGGCAGGACCGGTGGACGCCGGAGGAATCGGGGACGTTCTGGCTGTCGGAAACGCCGGGGCGGCCGGGGAGCCGCAGCTGGGGCGCGGCCTATCCTCGCATTTGCACGTGGGCGTTGTTTCGCGAGAACGCCGACCCGACCGTGCGGCTCGCCGTCTTCAACACGCATCTGGACCACCTTAGCCGCGCGGCGAGGCAGCACGGCGCTTCGCTCGCGGGGAGGCGGCTGCTGGAGCTGCGGGGACGGACGGGCGCGCCTGCCGTGCTCACCGGCGACTTCAACGCGAAGCCGAGCAGCGGCGCCATCGCCCAGCTCGCGAAGCCGCCGTTCGAGTTCGTGCACGCCTTCGAATCGTATCCCGGGGGGACGCGCGCCGCCGGAGCGACGTACCACGGCTTCCGGGGCGGCGGGCGCAAGGGCGAGCCGATCGATTACATTTTCGCGTCGAAGCCGTGCCGGCTCTTGCGAACGACCGTGGATCGGGAGAAATATCGCGGCAAATATCCGTCAGACCATTACCCGGTATTCGCCCGTCTCGAGTGGGAGACAAGTTAGACGAGTTCCCCACGCCCTTCTCTCAACTCTCGCATACGGTATAGAAGAGTTAGAGAAAGGAGGGACGGATCTTGAAAAGAAAAGGTCAGCGGGCCATCTGCGTCGGGTTGATGATTTTGGCGGTCGCCGCGGCGTTTCTGACCGAAGTGGTTCCCGTGCTGACGCCGGTCGGCGGAGTGATCGTTTCGTTCATAAGTCTTGCGTTTTCGACCGCCCTTTGGCCGCCGAGCGAAGACGTCCCGATGCCGAGGGGGCAAGAGCATGATCGCTAGGCTTCTTGCCAAGCTGCTTGCGCGGATTCCCGTTCACAAGCTCTCCTCGCGGATGGTGTACTCTTTGTTATTTAACGTGCTGCTGTTTATGTTTATGACGTTCTTATACGCCACAGGGACGACGATCGGCGAATTTCCGAACGCGTGGGATTACCGCTTTATGGTGTCCGTTAACCTAGCGGTATTCGTCCTCGGCATTTGGGACGCGATGGACCGCCGCGGATGAAACGGCAGAGCCCGCCTGGGATTCCAGGCGGGCTGTTCGGCGCGCGCTAAGGTTACTGAACCCGCTGCGGGACGACGCGGTACGAAGCGCGGTCCGTCGTGAGCCGCAGCTCCCCCTCCGCGAGCTCGCTGCGGAAATCGGGGCGGAGCGGGATTTCGTAGGAGTGTCTGGGCAGCTCGAGGGCCCCTTCGTCGGTCGCGATGCGCCCTTCGCCGAGCAGGACGAGGCGGTCGTCCTCGACGTAATCGTCCCGATCCGGGTCGCCCGGGAGGAAGGACACTTTCTCAAGCTTCATCAACACTTGGTCGACGTCGCCTCGCTCTTCCTTGCGAATGACCAGCGGGGTGTCGACCTGCTGTAACAGCCAGTCGGCGATGTCCTCTATGCGGGTATCCATGGGGTACGCCTCCGTTCGAAACGAGGAATGTCCAATCGTTCCTTACCATGTCCACGAACGGCGGTCCTCATGCACGGTTACGCGGGCGGAGGCGTCGGCTCCGCGTCGGTCTCGACGGCGTCGGCCCGCTCCCAGTACAGCTCCGCGATAACCTCGGCCAGCACGTCGACGGTGCGGAAAGCTTCCTCCAGCGTGTTGTCGACTCCGCCGACCTCGATCAAGATGCTGCCCGGCGACAAGCTTTGGTTGAATTCGCCGTTGGAGCCCTCTTTCTTGCCGACGACGCCGCGGGAGAGCCCTTTGATCTTTTCTTCGACTCGATAGTGAAGCTCCTCGGCGAGCTTTTGATTTTCCTTGTAATTCGGATTTTTTTGCCCGACGACGAAGAACAGCTTCGCGTACGTCCGGCCTTCGTGCACGAGCGCCGTCTTCTCCTTGCGCGCCGAATCCCGGTGCAGGTCGAAGAAAAACTGGAGCTCTTCATGCTGCTGCATGACGGCCTTCACCGTTTTCCGCGACTCGTTGTACGCGCCGCGCCACGGGTAGTATTCGTCCGAATGAAGCGCGCCCACGCCGAGCTCGGTCAAGCTGGCGGCGAGACGCTCGCCGACCGCCGTGATCATTTTCGACCGGTCCTCTTGTTCGTAGGCTTCATCGATTTGATCGGCGCCTTCCAGCTCCGGCAGGAACGATTCCGTCGGATGGGAATGGTAGACGAACACGACGTTCGGAACGGGCTCCCGCGGAGCGGGCTCCGCCTCTTCGCCCGGCGGCTCCGCCGGGTCGCCCGCGGAGGACGGCGGTTCGTCGGCGTTCTCCGGCGGAACGTCCTCCGAGGCGGCCGGATCTTCTCCGGTCGTCCCCTCCGGCTGGGGCGTCGATTCCGACGGCTCCTGCAGGTGAGGCGCGGGGGGAACCTCGACGGGGTAGTCCGTCGGGCCGGTGCCGATGCCGTGAATCAGGATGACGCTGCGGTCGCCTTGGGCGCCGGGCAGCATTTGCGCCGCGAACGTGCGCGGATCGAGCGGATCGACGCCGGTCGTGAGCCGCGTCAGGAACGACGTCACGCTCCGCGTCGAGAAGGACGAACCCTCCGAGTCCCGCTGCAGCTGAGCGATTTCGAAGCCGAGCATATCCGCGTAAAACCGTCCCGGCAGCGAGGCGGCGGCGCCGTCCAGGCTTCGTACGGGCATCGGCTCCAGTTTCCATAGGATCGACACGGCCGTAATCGCGACGAATGCGCCGACGACGCACCAAGCGACGACGGTGCAGAACGCGCGGGCGAGCGCGCCGAGCGTCTCCGCAAGCGTGGTGGCTGCTTCCTTCATGCGCATCTCCTTCTGCTCCTCTATTTCTTTCTCATATCCTATGAGCCGTTGATAGAATGTAGAACAAGCGGATGGGAGGAGCATAGTGCGCCGTCGCGATGACAATGATATAATGGGTAGGGTTTTAGGCAGAAACAGGAACCGCGCAAAAGTCAAGGGGGACGGCATGTCATGAGCAAAGTGTATATATGCGATCATCCGCTCATTCAGCACAAGCTGACATACATACGCGACGAACGGACGAACACGAAAGATTTCCGGGAACTGGTGGACGAAGTAGCG is a window encoding:
- a CDS encoding manganese efflux pump MntP family protein, which encodes MAEITEHLGPTMTIFLIAVALGMDAFSLCVGIGMKGIRLLHVAKISAAIAAFHVVMPLIGLCMGQYVSTLLGDVAVMIGGGLLILLGGHMIYSSLRGEDAPSFNTGSLWGLLAFAVSVSVDSLSVGVSLGMFATDLILTVLLFGAMGGLLSIAGMLIGRRVGQMIGEYGEALGGAVLLVFGILFLI
- a CDS encoding low molecular weight protein arginine phosphatase; this encodes MKRILLVCTGNTCRSPMAEALFRRMAEERGVPAEVKSAGVAALAGQPMSRHAADVLRAKGIDPSGFRSSEVTEADVAWADMILTMTSHHKRHLLERFPQAVEKTYALKEFASAESETAELMKEREALIAELQLKIALGQPIADEERDRLYELERQLPSPDIPDPIGGSRKVYESTAEEIEKAIEAALERLKER
- the rpiB gene encoding ribose 5-phosphate isomerase B; translated protein: MKIAIGADHAGYRLKAELLDGIRALGHEVEDFGAHGPESVDYPDFASAVCNQVVAGKADRGILICGTGIGMSIAANKIPGIRCALVHDTFSAKATREHNDTNVLALGERVVGPGLAQEIVTTWLSTEFSQGERHKNRIAKVCSLEAQANLHP
- a CDS encoding TIGR01440 family protein, translated to MAAEFERWAEEAYRTALEIAQAGGLTAGRLFVVGASTSEVLGSRIGTAGATDVAAALFGGLQRFRDETGIYVAYQCCEHLNRALVVEREAMERYRLEPVTVVPVPKAGGAMASYAYRKLPDAVMVEEIAAHAGLDIGETMIGMHLRKVAVPYRPALRFIGEARVNAAYTRPKLIGGARAVYIIEEDEANATKACE
- the glyA gene encoding serine hydroxymethyltransferase; translation: MEHLRAQDPEMLKAMGLELGRQRDNIELIASENIVSEAVLEAMGSVLTNKYAEGYPGRRYYGGCEYVDIAEDIARDRVKALFGAEHANVQPHSGAQANMAVYLAALKPGDTVLGMNLAHGGHLTHGSPVNASGILYNFVPYGVEDDTHTIDYDKVRKLAFKHMPRMIVAGASAYPRIIDFEALASIANDVGALFMVDMAHIAGLVAGGVHPSPVPHAHFVTSTTHKTLRGPRGGLILCRKPWAAAIDKAVFPGSQGGPLMHIIAAKGVAFGEALKPEFKTYAQNVVTNAKAMAEQFLAEGIPLVSGGTDNHLMLVDLQSLNITGKVAEKLLDEVGITVNKNAIPNDPAGPMITSGIRIGTPAVTTRGMGVEAMRQIATIIATVLKAPNDASVLDKARGMVRDLTAQYPLYPNMKY
- a CDS encoding endonuclease/exonuclease/phosphatase family protein, which translates into the protein MMTTMPAAGAGTTRAAVVMTFNLRRASLFDGYNAWRYRKGRAAEAIAAAEADFVGTQEGFRSMMAELNALLPGYAWLGEGRMGGAAGETNAILYRQDRWTPEESGTFWLSETPGRPGSRSWGAAYPRICTWALFRENADPTVRLAVFNTHLDHLSRAARQHGASLAGRRLLELRGRTGAPAVLTGDFNAKPSSGAIAQLAKPPFEFVHAFESYPGGTRAAGATYHGFRGGGRKGEPIDYIFASKPCRLLRTTVDREKYRGKYPSDHYPVFARLEWETS
- the spoIIP gene encoding stage II sporulation protein P, whose product is MKEAATTLAETLGALARAFCTVVAWCVVGAFVAITAVSILWKLEPMPVRSLDGAAASLPGRFYADMLGFEIAQLQRDSEGSSFSTRSVTSFLTRLTTGVDPLDPRTFAAQMLPGAQGDRSVILIHGIGTGPTDYPVEVPPAPHLQEPSESTPQPEGTTGEDPAASEDVPPENADEPPSSAGDPAEPPGEEAEPAPREPVPNVVFVYHSHPTESFLPELEGADQIDEAYEQEDRSKMITAVGERLAASLTELGVGALHSDEYYPWRGAYNESRKTVKAVMQQHEELQFFFDLHRDSARKEKTALVHEGRTYAKLFFVVGQKNPNYKENQKLAEELHYRVEEKIKGLSRGVVGKKEGSNGEFNQSLSPGSILIEVGGVDNTLEEAFRTVDVLAEVIAELYWERADAVETDAEPTPPPA